In a single window of the Clostridiales bacterium genome:
- a CDS encoding ankyrin repeat domain-containing protein, producing the protein MYKKDIRVDKSQDNKIKNELNLECYSFSSDMSFKGANKFFNLEKMSNRFSGLVSPPMSSNSASYREDFYDGSMTPESFYDSIDGESDIFTEDIEYLIDDTSFLNGVDLNDEVFIEIFLKAEEDPILCKSFVDRMGKTMLMYAAQHDVDLRGTGKDMSQKEIIEYLVNMSPDTLYYRDINDKSALTYAVASGDMRIVCCFINLMEEYINDDMKWELEQFDNMGKTLLMHAVESGNKELVKYLVEEMDANINKTDNNGKTILRYALDLKNVALLKYFIEERNADIYAVDNTGKNLLEHILDIHELDFIGQLIGINDKKYKSIILDYLTNIQNVELIMGLLDRKDRKGRNVLYYAIEKNTNIFYKIEEKCKLVNCVDYDGITLLMYAIIKGKKDIARYLKENGAYVKCADSKGKTALIYAIEKDNKEIIHILSEGKIGELNDIAYIRYAIETCDKNLLEYVVDKNDEDGKTVLMHAVEMGNVEMARYLLQRDNDVSIKDKDGKNVLMYALELKNLSVINLFKNKVDMDGRNILYYAARSKDMLQRLKKIIDIRRQDTNGNTVLTYVAEQGIDENIPWLLSHGLSFKNDNNATKFAVKLWSDAKLDRFIKNMDVDKVLMYALEFGKKNRVKYMIDKGANLNAIDEEGRTMLMYAAKAGNIEYVKKLIGIYTNAKDKTGKTAVTYAMESFNFDIASYLIDYGIEIGNITAKKETILIRAIKEKNCRIVNLLLELGANVNEFDLNGKTALMHTIEQNDRDMVECVLDSIKTSDELFQDGKTLMYAVGNGSDVVVKYLLDQGASIDEKDDRGVTAMDYLMYIISSNHSNVKNVLKQFVNKKNKYGFTVLSYMVSDAMEEESKYSYIEEIRFLLENGAFARELDFNGISLLMYAIKIEDMELVEDLVENKMLDVNHVDNFGESVIQYAVKSGDAEMFEYIIDKGAVINGDIWDMLVYAVKSPGDSKIAQYLINNYDINLNERDDDGNTILMYALETGKIELVSELINRGALVTVRNDKGENILMCASKSGRVDVINYLIKKDIMPNVNEKTRYGVTALMIAASKRNKPICRRLLALGANVSCVDNEGRDALFYAALEGSKNLVEYFLRKRRNKFKYDKNYKTLLMYAIESNNNSLIWHLIKRKESLVATDIEKRTVLMYAAQEGNENLVKYLVEKGLKVNVEDKEHNTVLMYAVMSGNLSMAEYLVSKGANVDVCMDRLQLIDEAQAKTNDAFLKSVNENNLNLVKFWVGVCGACVNYCKGTETPFIVAVKLNNNIICDYLIYNGADINMPDDNGKNPLMYAIESGNENMFWYLIDNDADVSEVDGNEKTALMYAARAGKLSMVKYLTKILDLNQIDKCGRTEIMYAAMSKNVEVIQYLLDRGARVDIVDNDGYTFFTYLADVDLEDIAYNEGELEKTIVKKVWDVNVEVLNKQDIYGKTALIHAVESGNKFMVNLLLSKNVDISLRDNTKRTAKDHAYELRYFSMVNSLNNVRAVSYNTIDRVYTCGEEKSRVKKL; encoded by the coding sequence GTGTATAAGAAAGATATTAGAGTGGATAAGAGTCAAGATAATAAAATTAAAAATGAATTGAATTTAGAGTGTTATTCATTTTCAAGTGATATGTCTTTTAAGGGTGCAAATAAGTTCTTTAATTTAGAAAAAATGAGTAATAGATTTAGTGGTTTAGTCTCTCCCCCAATGAGTTCTAATAGTGCATCTTATAGAGAAGATTTCTATGATGGATCAATGACGCCGGAAAGTTTTTATGATTCAATTGATGGCGAAAGTGACATTTTTACAGAAGATATAGAATATTTAATTGATGATACTAGTTTTTTAAATGGTGTGGATTTAAATGATGAAGTTTTTATAGAAATTTTTTTAAAGGCAGAGGAAGATCCAATCCTATGCAAAAGTTTTGTAGATAGAATGGGAAAAACTATGTTGATGTACGCTGCACAGCATGATGTTGATTTAAGAGGTACGGGAAAAGATATGAGTCAAAAGGAGATAATTGAATATCTTGTTAACATGTCCCCAGATACGCTATATTACAGGGATATTAATGATAAGTCGGCGCTTACTTATGCAGTAGCATCAGGAGATATGAGAATTGTATGTTGTTTTATAAATCTTATGGAAGAGTATATAAATGATGATATGAAGTGGGAGTTAGAGCAATTTGATAATATGGGAAAGACGTTATTGATGCATGCAGTAGAGTCTGGGAATAAGGAATTAGTAAAATATTTAGTGGAGGAAATGGACGCTAATATAAATAAAACAGACAACAATGGTAAAACTATATTAAGATATGCGCTAGATTTGAAAAATGTAGCTTTACTTAAATATTTTATAGAGGAAAGAAATGCGGATATATATGCAGTAGATAATACTGGAAAGAACTTATTGGAGCATATATTAGACATACATGAGTTGGATTTTATTGGACAACTCATAGGCATAAATGATAAAAAATATAAAAGTATTATACTAGATTATTTAACAAACATACAAAATGTTGAGTTAATAATGGGGTTACTAGATAGGAAAGATAGGAAAGGAAGAAACGTATTATATTATGCAATAGAAAAGAATACCAATATCTTTTATAAAATAGAGGAAAAATGTAAGCTTGTAAATTGTGTTGATTACGATGGTATAACTTTATTGATGTATGCTATAATCAAAGGTAAAAAGGATATTGCACGGTATTTAAAAGAAAATGGTGCTTATGTAAAGTGTGCAGATAGTAAAGGTAAGACAGCTTTAATTTACGCGATAGAAAAAGACAATAAAGAGATTATACATATACTTTCAGAAGGTAAAATTGGGGAATTAAACGATATTGCATATATTAGATATGCGATTGAAACTTGTGATAAAAATCTTTTAGAGTACGTGGTAGATAAAAATGATGAAGATGGTAAAACAGTATTGATGCACGCAGTAGAAATGGGAAATGTAGAGATGGCTAGGTATCTTTTGCAGAGGGACAATGATGTAAGCATCAAAGACAAAGATGGGAAGAATGTATTAATGTATGCGCTTGAGTTGAAAAATTTAAGTGTTATAAATTTGTTCAAGAATAAAGTGGATATGGATGGAAGGAATATATTATATTATGCAGCTCGGTCAAAGGATATGTTGCAAAGGTTAAAAAAAATAATAGATATACGAAGGCAAGATACAAATGGAAATACAGTGCTTACGTATGTTGCAGAACAGGGTATAGATGAGAATATTCCATGGTTACTTAGCCATGGACTAAGTTTTAAAAATGACAACAATGCTACAAAATTTGCAGTTAAGTTATGGAGTGATGCAAAATTAGATAGATTTATAAAAAACATGGATGTGGATAAAGTACTAATGTATGCGTTAGAGTTTGGGAAGAAAAATAGAGTAAAGTATATGATAGATAAAGGTGCGAATCTTAATGCAATTGATGAAGAGGGAAGAACAATGCTTATGTATGCAGCTAAGGCTGGTAATATTGAGTATGTGAAAAAATTAATAGGGATTTATACTAATGCCAAGGATAAAACAGGAAAGACAGCGGTGACGTATGCAATGGAGAGTTTTAATTTTGACATAGCTTCTTATTTGATTGATTATGGAATAGAAATTGGGAATATAACAGCCAAAAAAGAAACAATTTTGATTCGTGCAATAAAAGAGAAAAATTGCAGAATAGTTAATTTGTTGTTGGAGTTGGGTGCAAATGTAAATGAATTTGATTTAAATGGAAAAACAGCGCTTATGCACACAATAGAGCAAAATGATAGAGATATGGTGGAATGTGTTTTAGACAGTATAAAAACATCAGATGAATTATTCCAGGATGGTAAAACGCTTATGTATGCAGTGGGAAATGGAAGTGATGTTGTAGTAAAATATTTGTTAGATCAGGGTGCTTCGATAGATGAAAAAGATGATCGTGGCGTTACAGCGATGGATTATTTGATGTATATAATCTCATCTAACCACAGTAATGTAAAGAATGTGCTCAAACAGTTTGTGAATAAAAAAAATAAATATGGTTTTACTGTATTATCTTACATGGTATCAGATGCAATGGAAGAAGAATCAAAGTATTCTTATATAGAGGAAATAAGATTTTTGTTAGAGAATGGAGCTTTTGCTCGAGAATTAGACTTTAACGGGATATCATTATTAATGTATGCTATAAAAATTGAAGATATGGAACTTGTAGAAGATTTAGTAGAGAATAAAATGCTTGATGTAAATCATGTAGATAATTTCGGAGAAAGTGTGATACAGTATGCTGTTAAATCTGGAGATGCAGAAATGTTTGAATATATAATAGATAAGGGTGCAGTAATAAATGGGGATATATGGGACATGTTGGTGTATGCAGTAAAATCGCCTGGTGATTCTAAAATCGCCCAATATTTAATAAATAATTATGACATAAATCTAAACGAGAGGGATGATGATGGCAATACAATTCTTATGTATGCGTTAGAGACAGGGAAAATTGAATTGGTGTCTGAATTGATAAATAGAGGAGCTTTAGTAACAGTTAGAAATGATAAAGGTGAGAATATTTTGATGTGTGCATCTAAAAGCGGAAGGGTAGATGTAATAAATTACTTAATAAAGAAAGATATAATGCCAAATGTAAACGAGAAAACAAGATATGGAGTTACAGCATTAATGATTGCAGCATCAAAGAGGAATAAACCAATTTGTAGGCGACTATTAGCTTTGGGAGCCAATGTAAGTTGTGTGGATAATGAAGGAAGGGATGCTTTGTTTTATGCAGCATTAGAAGGAAGCAAAAATTTAGTCGAGTACTTTTTGAGGAAGAGAAGAAATAAATTTAAGTATGATAAAAATTATAAAACGTTGTTGATGTACGCGATAGAATCGAATAATAATAGTCTTATTTGGCACCTAATAAAAAGAAAGGAGTCTTTGGTAGCAACAGACATTGAAAAAAGGACAGTATTGATGTATGCCGCTCAAGAAGGTAATGAGAATTTAGTTAAATATTTAGTTGAAAAAGGGTTAAAAGTAAATGTTGAAGATAAAGAGCACAACACAGTATTAATGTATGCTGTTATGTCGGGGAATTTGAGTATGGCAGAGTATCTTGTGTCTAAAGGGGCCAATGTAGATGTTTGTATGGATAGGTTGCAACTAATTGATGAAGCACAAGCAAAAACAAATGATGCATTTTTAAAATCAGTAAATGAAAATAATTTGAATTTGGTGAAGTTTTGGGTTGGTGTATGTGGTGCATGTGTCAATTATTGTAAAGGTACAGAGACGCCATTTATTGTAGCTGTGAAATTAAATAATAATATAATATGTGACTATTTGATATATAATGGGGCAGATATTAATATGCCAGATGATAATGGAAAAAATCCATTGATGTACGCAATAGAGTCAGGTAATGAAAATATGTTTTGGTATCTTATAGATAATGATGCAGATGTAAGCGAAGTTGATGGTAATGAAAAAACGGCGCTTATGTATGCTGCAAGAGCTGGGAAACTTTCTATGGTAAAGTATTTGACTAAAATTTTGGATTTAAATCAAATAGATAAATGTGGACGAACTGAAATAATGTATGCAGCAATGTCTAAAAATGTGGAAGTGATACAGTATCTTTTAGATAGGGGTGCTAGGGTGGATATTGTAGATAATGATGGTTATACATTTTTCACTTATTTAGCAGATGTAGATTTAGAGGATATTGCCTATAATGAGGGTGAGCTTGAAAAAACGATAGTAAAAAAGGTATGGGATGTAAATGTAGAAGTGTTGAATAAACAGGATATATATGGCAAAACAGCACTTATTCATGCAGTGGAATCGGGGAATAAATTTATGGTAAATTTGTTGCTTAGTAAAAATGTGGATATAAGTTTGCGAGATAATACAAAGAGGACGGCAAAAGATCATGCGTATGAGCTAAGATATTTTAGTATGGTTAATTCTTTGAATAATGTGCGTGCTGTGTCATATAATACAATAGATAGAGTATATACTTGTGGAGAAGAGAAAAGTAGAGTTAAGAAATTATAA
- a CDS encoding 1-acyl-sn-glycerol-3-phosphate acyltransferase — protein sequence MFRTIICVVRLFFYLLSLNGRLKHVQKLSLDNNISEHDRLVTNYVREWAKYVLKISGVTVDVSGLENIPNETVIFVCNHRSFFDIPVLLASLDKPYGLMSKDSIKKIPFIGKWMRELNCVFVDRDNARKAVLSLNLVGENLDQGYSMIIFPEGTRNKTSNLLKFKTGAFKLAVEKKVSVVPIFMTGTAEIFEKNNYRIKPNHVTVKILPKITVTNNSDYKTILDNAYDMISKNQDLSS from the coding sequence GTGTTTAGAACTATCATTTGCGTGGTTCGTCTGTTCTTTTACTTGTTATCCTTAAACGGACGACTTAAACACGTACAAAAATTGTCTTTGGATAACAATATAAGTGAGCATGATAGATTAGTAACAAATTATGTTAGAGAATGGGCCAAGTATGTATTGAAAATTTCAGGTGTAACAGTTGACGTTTCTGGGCTAGAAAATATACCTAATGAAACCGTTATTTTCGTTTGCAATCATAGAAGTTTTTTCGATATACCAGTATTGCTAGCAAGTCTTGACAAACCTTATGGCCTAATGTCTAAAGACTCTATTAAAAAAATACCTTTCATTGGCAAATGGATGCGAGAATTAAATTGCGTGTTTGTTGATAGAGATAATGCCAGAAAAGCTGTCTTATCACTTAATCTAGTCGGAGAAAATTTAGACCAAGGATACTCTATGATAATATTCCCTGAAGGTACTAGAAATAAAACTTCAAACTTACTTAAGTTTAAAACAGGAGCGTTCAAACTCGCAGTAGAAAAAAAAGTATCTGTTGTTCCAATTTTCATGACTGGAACCGCCGAAATATTTGAAAAAAATAATTACCGTATAAAGCCTAATCATGTCACAGTAAAAATCTTACCAAAGATTACTGTAACTAATAATTCAGACTATAAAACGATATTAGACAATGCATATGATATGATATCTAAAAATCAAGATTTAAGTTCTTAG
- a CDS encoding AI-2E family transporter — translation MKEKKIDFTKKIFMLCILIIISITWFFLLLRINIVTTRILDMIKSVRAVIYGIILAYLFNPIMMSSRRFILHLLENKQCGLNKKRCAKIISITITVVIGIVILTLICFVILPSTYNTLADLLPKLPSLVDQYLITLSEKIASSKKLNSTFYQVLEKSMLYFEDWFSNSLISKSNSILSYVTKSIMNVTRITFDLVVGIIVAIYAFMEKEKFIAQSKKIIYALFNIKSANYIIDTARYAHKTFSGFLIGKIIDSLIVGIISYPILLVMHIPYALLLSVIIGITNIIPYFGPLIGAVPCTILVFLVDGKKSVYFILFIIILQQIDGNIIGPKILKNTTHVSEFWVTFALLLAGGIWGFIGMIIGVPLFAVLYSIVKHIIEKLLLQKNLPADSCSYINAKNIDEENHILVYNDSVH, via the coding sequence ATGAAGGAGAAAAAAATTGATTTTACAAAAAAAATTTTTATGCTTTGCATATTAATTATTATTAGCATCACTTGGTTCTTCTTGTTACTTCGTATAAATATTGTTACAACTAGAATACTTGATATGATAAAAAGTGTTCGTGCTGTAATATATGGTATCATTCTTGCTTATCTATTCAATCCTATAATGATGTCGTCTAGACGCTTTATACTGCATTTGCTTGAGAACAAGCAATGTGGGCTTAACAAAAAACGATGCGCAAAAATTATTAGCATAACTATAACAGTAGTAATAGGAATTGTCATATTAACATTAATATGTTTTGTCATTTTACCTAGCACATATAACACATTAGCTGATCTTTTACCTAAACTACCTTCGCTCGTAGATCAATATCTAATCACTCTATCAGAAAAAATCGCTTCAAGCAAAAAACTAAATTCTACTTTTTATCAAGTATTAGAGAAATCTATGCTATATTTCGAAGATTGGTTTAGCAATAGTCTAATTAGTAAGTCCAATAGCATATTATCCTACGTCACTAAAAGCATAATGAACGTTACTCGTATCACATTTGATTTGGTTGTAGGAATAATAGTTGCAATATATGCATTTATGGAAAAAGAAAAATTCATCGCTCAATCGAAAAAAATTATTTACGCTTTGTTTAATATAAAATCAGCCAATTACATAATTGACACTGCAAGGTACGCACATAAAACTTTTAGTGGATTTTTGATTGGGAAAATAATTGATTCTTTGATTGTTGGAATAATAAGCTACCCTATACTTCTAGTAATGCATATACCATATGCACTACTACTTAGTGTAATTATAGGTATAACTAACATTATACCTTACTTTGGGCCACTTATTGGTGCTGTTCCTTGCACTATATTAGTATTTTTAGTGGATGGAAAAAAAAGTGTCTATTTTATATTATTCATCATTATATTGCAACAAATCGATGGCAATATAATTGGACCTAAAATTCTAAAAAATACAACTCACGTATCAGAATTTTGGGTAACTTTTGCACTTTTGCTTGCTGGGGGAATATGGGGCTTTATTGGTATGATCATTGGTGTACCCCTATTTGCAGTCCTTTATTCAATAGTAAAACACATTATAGAAAAACTTCTGCTACAAAAGAATTTACCTGCTGATTCGTGTAGTTATATCAATGCAAAAAATATAGATGAAGAAAATCACATTTTGGTATATAATGATAGTGTACACTAA